A stretch of DNA from Candidatus Pseudomonas phytovorans:
ATTTTTCGCGAATTCGGTAAAAAAGTTTTACCGATGCGCTTCCTTGTCCCGGCAATCGGGGCCTCTGCCGTTACCCGGCCATCACGTTCTCTCCCTTCTTTCTATTCAGAAATCCGGATCTGCGGCGCGCTTGTGCTCCAGCAGGGCGCGGGCCATGTCCATCATGTGCATCAAGGCATAGGTCAGCTCGCGCTGGCTGCCGTGCTGGTGGCTGGCGGTTTCCTGTGCTGTGGCGGCGGCACAGCGCAGCAGGGCGATGGCGTGTTCCTGGGCCTGGTCGCTGGTCACACTCTCGTGCAGGGTCCAGATCTTGTTGTCCAGGGTGGGGCGCTGCGGCTTGGGGTTGAGGTAGTAGTCGAGGGCGCGGCGGGCGGCTTCGCTGTCGAGATCTGTTTCGTCGTTTTTCGGTGGTTTCATCCTGATACCTGCTAGAGCCAGTAGGGGAAGGGGTCAGGTCGATGTTAATACCTACAGTATTTTTGTGCTCTTCGATAAATAATACTGAATGTTTATTGAGCGGTTAAAGGCAGTCCGTATCGTGCCAGCGATGAATATGGATAAATGGATTGCCCTCGTCCGTGACCGGATGGAGGAGCTTGGGCTCACTCAAGAGCAACTTGCCGAGCGCGTAGGTGTGTCGCAAGGCAGCGTGGGGCATTGGGTGAACAAGCGGCGTCAGCCGAAGATCGAGTCGATGAACCGTACGTTCGTCGAGATTGGCATGCCCCACTACAATGTCAGCTTACAACTGCGCATTCAGGGGCAGGTTGGCGAGGAGCGTGGCGTTTACGAGATGGATGACGTCGATGACGATCTGGACCTCATGCAATACATCGTGTGTTTTCGCTACCCGGTGTTGGCCTGGAATGAGCTAGGGGGTGCAGAGCGTGCGGAGCCTGGTCTGTTTGAGCAGACCGATTATCTGGCACGGGGCAAGGCTTTCTGGTTGACCGTTGAAAACGACGCGATGAGCGCCGTCAGTGGCCGCAGTGTGCCGCAGGGCATGCGAATGCTGGTCGACCCTGGGGTTGAGGTTGAGGCGGGTCGTTTGGTTATCGCTCGTCAGCCCGGCAAACCGGCGATATTCCGCGAGCTGGCCGAGGAAGGCGGGCAGCGTTACCTGAAGGCACTGAACAGTAACTACCCGGCGCTGTTGTGCGATGAGGGCTGCGAGTTTCTAGGGGTGGTTGTGCGGGTGCACGGGGCCTTCTAGATCGCCGGGGCCGCGCAGCGGCCCCCGCTTACCTCAATCCGCCAGTTCGACCAGCACCGTCCCTTCGCTGACCATATCCCCTTCCTGGCAGAACAGCGCTTTCACCGTGCCGCCATGGGGCGCACGAATGCTGTGTTCCATCTTCATGGCCTCCAGCACCACCAGCGCCGTACCCGCTTCAACCACCTGCCCCGGCTCCACCAGCACGCGCACGATGCTGCCGTTCATGGGCGCACCCAAACCGCCCTGATGGCTATGGCTGGCCTCGGCCTGAGCAATCGGGTCGAAGGCCTGAACGGCGTGAATCTCGCCATCCCAGTGCAGGTATAGCGTGCCACCGCGGCAGATCGCCAGGTGCTGGCGACGCACGCCTGCCTGGTCGTGCACCAGCTGCTCGCCCTCTAACTGCCAGGTGGACGCAGAGTTGCGCTCCAGGGCCACCGCCTGGTCCTGCCCGCCACTCACCAGATGCAAACTGCTGCGTGCAGGCAGGCCCAAACGCAGCCCGTTGCGCTCACCCCACGGCGATATGCGGTCGTCCTCGCGCTGATGCCCTTCCTGGCCCTGCAGCCAGGCTTCGGCTGCCGCTTCCCAGAAACCGGCCGGCAGCGCCTGTGGCGCCGGCAGCAACACGTCCTGGTGGCGTGGAATGAAGCCCGTATCCAGCTCCGCCGCCGCAAACGCCGGGTGCGCCAGAATGCGCCGCAGGAAGGCGATGTTGGTCTTCAGCCCGCCAATGGCGAATTCGTCGAGCATGGCCAGCAAGCGCAGGCGCGCCTGTTCGCGGTTTTCACCCCAGGCAATCAGCTTGCCCAGCATCGGGTCGTAGAACGGTGACACCACGTCGCCTTCGCTGACGCCACTGTCCACGCGCCGCCCTTCACCTGGCGCCGACTCACGGTACAGCGCCAGCGTGCCGGTCGCGGGCAAGAACTCGTTGGCCGGGTCTTCGGCATACAGCCGTACTTCGATGGCGTGGCCGATCAGCGGCACCTGCTCCTGGGTGATCGGCAGGTGCTCGCCGCAGGCCGCGCGTATCTGCCAGGCTACCAGGTCCAGGCCGGTGATGGCCTCGGTGACCGGATGCTCCACCTGCAGGCGGGTGTTCATCTCCATGAAGAAGAACTCGCCGCGGGCATCCAGCAAGAACTCTACAGTGCCCGCACCCACATAGCCGATGGCCTGGGCCGCGCGCACCGCCGCCTCGCCCATGGCCCGGCGCAGTTCAGGCGAGAGGCCGGGGGCTGGGGCTTCTTCAACCACTTTCTGGTGGCGGCGCTGAATGGAACAGTCGCGTTCGTTGAGGTACAGGCAATTACCGTGCTGGTCGGCAAATACCTGAATTTCCACGTGGCGCGGCTTGAGTACGTACTTCTCCACCAGCATGCGCGCATCGCCGAATGACGACTGCGCCTCACGCTGGGCCGAGGCCAGGGCGTCGGCCAGCTGGCTCTCTTCTTCGACCACTTTCATGCCCTTGCCGCCGCCGCCGGCGCTGGCCTTGAGCAGCACCGGGTAGCCGATGCGTTCGGCGGCGGCGCGGAAGGTGTCCAGGTCCTGGGCTTCGCCGTGGTAGCCCGGCACCAGCGGCACGCCAGCGGTTTCCATCAGTGCCTTGGCCGCCGATTTACTGCCCATGGCGTCGATAGCGCTGGCCGGTGGGCCGAGGAAGATCAACCCGGCCTGTTCGATGGCGCGGGCGAAGCCTGCGTTCTCGGACAGGAAGCCATAGCCCGGGTGAATGGCCTGGGCACCGCTGGCCTTGGCAGCGGCCAGCAGCTTGTCGACCAGCAGGTAGCTTTCGGCGGCCTTGCTGCCGCCCAGGTCGACGCGAATATCGGCTTCGCGGCTGTGTCGGGCGTCACGGTCGGTGGCGCTGTGCACGGCGACAGTGGTCAGGCCCATGGCCTTGGCGGTGCGCATTATCCGGCAGGCGATTTCGCCACGGTTGGCGACCAGCAGAGTAGTCAAAGCGGGGCGGCTCATGGGCGCGGTTCCTTCTTGTCATCGGTTTGCCAGGCGGGGCGGCGTTTTTCCAGGAAAGCGCGCAAGCCCTCCTGGCCTTCAGCGCTGACGCGGATGCGGGCAATGGTGTTCTCGCAATAGCGACGAAGGGCCGGGCTGAGTTCGCCGTCGTCCACTTCGCGCAGCAAGTCCTTGGTGGCGCGCAACGCTTGCGGGCTGTTCTGTAGCAAGTTATTCACCCACGCTTCGACCTGGGCGTCCAGCTCACTGGCCGGGTACACCTCGGCCAGCAGGCCCAGTTCGCGGGCCCGTAGGCCGCTGAAACGCTCGGCGGTAAGGGCGTAGCGGCGCGCTGCACGTTCGCCGATGGCCTTGACCACAAACGGACTGATGACCGCCGGGGCCAAGCCTATGCGCACCTCCGACAGGCACAACTGGGCGTCTTCGGCGCCGATCGCCATATCGCAGCAACTGATCAGGCCGAGCGCGCCGCCAAACGCTGCACCTTGCACCACGGCCAGGGTTGGCGCCTTCAGCCGGTGCAGGGCGTACATCAGCTCGCCCAGTTCGTGGGCGTCATCCAGATTGGTGTTGAAGTCCAGCTGCGCCGACTGCTGCATCCAGGCCAGGTCGGCGCCGGCACTGAAGTGCCGACCACGGCCGCGCAGCAGCACAAAGCGCAGGCTGGCATCTTCGCCCAGCCGCTCGATGGCCACGATCAGTTCGCGGATCATCTGCGCGTTGAAGGCGTTGTTCTTGTCCTCGCGGCTCAGCCACAGGGTGGCGAAGCCGCGTGGGTCGCGAGTCACTTCAAGGGTGCTGAAATCGCTCATGGGTCACATCCGGAAAATGCCGAAGCGGCTCTGTTCGATCGGTGCGTTCAGCGCGGCAGACAACGCCAGGCCGAGCACGTCGCGAGTCTGTGCCGGGTCGATGACGCCGTCATCCCACAGGCGGGCGCTGGAATAGTAGGGGTGGCCCTGGTGCTCGTACTGATCGAGGATCGGTTGCTTGAGCCTGGCCTCGTCCTCGGCACTGAAGGACTGGCCGCTGCGCTCGCTTTGCTCGCGCTTGACCTGCGCCAGCACGCCAGCGGCCTGTTCGGCGCCCATCACGCCAATGCGCGCGTTGGGCCACATCCACAGAAAGCGCGGGTCGTATGCGCGGCCGCACATGCCGTAGTTGCCGGCACCAAAGCTGCCGCCGATGATCACCGTGAACTTCGGCACCCGGGCGCAGGCCACGGCGGTGACCAGCTTGGCGCCGTGCTTGGCGATGCCGCCTTCTTCGTACTTTTTACCGACCATGAAACCGGTGATGTTCTGCAGGAACAGCAACGGGATACCGCGCTGGCAGGCCAGCTCTATGAAGTGCGCGCCTTTTTGCGCGGCTTCGGCGAACAGGATGCCGTTGTTGGCCAATATTGCCACCGGGTAACCCTGCAGGTGAGCGAAGCCGCACACCAGGGTGGTGCCGAACAGTGCCTTGAATTCATCGAACACCGAGCCGTCGACCAGGCGCGCGATCACTTCGCGCACGTCGAACGGTTGCTTGGCATCTGCCGGCACCACGCCATACAGCTCTTCAGTGGCGTACAGCGGTGCCACCGGTGCCAGGCGTTGCAGCTTGCCCAGCTTGTGCCAGTTGAGGTTGGCCACGCTGCGCCGGGCGATGGCCAGGGCATGCTCGTCGTTGTCGGCATAATGGTCGGCCACGCCGCTGGTACGGCAGTGCACATCGGCGCCGCCCAAGTCCTCGGCGCTGACCACTTCACCGGTCGCGGCCTTTACCAAGGGCGGGCCAGCCAGGAAGATGGTCGCCTGCTGGCGCACCATGATCGCTTCGTCCGCCATGGCCGGTACGTAGGCGCCGCCAGCCGTGCACGACCCCATCACCACGGCAATCTGTGGGATGCCTTGGGCGCTCATGTTGGCCTGGTTGAAGAAGATCCGCCCGAAATTCTCGCGGTCGGGGAACACCTCGTCCTGGCGCGGCAGGTTGGCGCCGCCCGAGTCCACCAGGTAGATGCACGGCAAGCGGTTTTGCAGGGCGATGGTCTGCGCACGCAGGTGCTTCTTGACCGTCAGCGGGTAGTACGAACCGCCTTTGACTGTGGCATCGTTGGCCACAATCATGCATTCCACGCCTTCGACGCGGCCGATGCCGGCAATCACGCCAGCGGCGGGCACGTCTTCGCCGTATACCTCATGGGCAGCCAGTTGGCCAATTTCGAGAAATGGCGAGCCTGGGTCCAGCAGGCGGTCGATGCGCTCGCGCGGCAGCAGCTTGCCCCGCGAGGTGTGCCGTTCCTGGGCTTTGGGGCCACCGCCCTGGGCCACCTGGGCGAGCAGGCCACGCAGGGCCTGGACCTGTTCGAGCATGGCCGCGCTGTTGCCGGCGAACTCCGCCGAACGCGGGTTGATCTGGGTGTGCAAGGTAGCCATGTGCGCCCGTCCTTTATGCTCAGCGGGTTTCGTTGAACAGCTCGCGGCCAATCAGCATCCGGCGGATTTCGCTGGTGCCGGCACCGATTTCGTACAGCTTGGCGTCGCGCAACAGGCGGCCTGCCGGGAATTCGTTGATATAGCCGTTGCCACCGAGAATCTGGATAGCCTCCAGGGCCATCTGCGTGGCGCGTTCGGCGGTGTACAGGATCACCCCGGCAGCGTCCTTGCGGGTGGTTTCGCCACGGTCGCAGGCCTGGGCCACGGCATACAGGTAGGCGCGGCTAGCGTTGAGCTGGGTGTACATGTCGGCAATCTTGCCCTGGATCAGCTGGAACTCGCCGATGCTCTGGCCAAACTGCTTGCGGTCATGAATGTAAGGCACCACCAGGTCCATGCAGCTTTGCATGATGCCGGTCGGGCCACCGGACAGCACCACGCGCTCGTAGTCCAGGCCGCTCATCAGTACCCGCACGCCGCCGTTGAGCTGGCCGAGGATGTTTTCTTGCGGCACTTCGACGTCATCGAAGAACAGCTCGCAGGTGTTGGAGCCGCGCATGCCCAGCTTGTCGAACTTGTTGCTGCGGCTGAAGCCTTTCCAGTCACGCTCGACGATGAACGCGGTGATGCCGTGCGCGCCCTTGTCCAGGTCGGTCTTGGCGTAGATCACGTAGGTGTTGGCGTCAGGGCCGTTGGTGATCCAGGTTTTACTACCGTTGAGTACGTAGTGGTCGCCACGCTTTTCAGCGCGCAGTTTCATTGACACCACATCGGAGCCGGCGTTGGGCTCGCTCATGGCCAGGGCGCCGATATGCTCGCCGCTGATCAGCTTGGGCAGGTACTTGAGCTTCTGCTCGTGAGTGCCGTTGCGGTTGATCTGGTTGACGCACAGGTTGGAGTGGGCGCCGTACGACAGTGCCACCGAGGCCGAGGCACGGCTGATTTCTTCCATCGACACCACGTGGGCCAGGTAGCCCAAGCCAGCGCCGCCGTACTCTTCCGACACTGTGACACCCAGTAGGCCCATGTCGCCGAACTTGCGCCACATGTCGGCGGGGAACAGGTTGTCGTGGTCGATCTGCGCTGCGCGTGGCGCCAGTTCGGCGGCAACGAACGTGCGCACCTGGTCGCGGAGCATGTCGATGGTTTCGCCCAGGGCGAAGTTCAGGGAGGGGTAATGCATGCTGGGGTACCTGTTGTTCTTGAAATATGGGTAACACCGTAGCTCGCGGATCTGGCGCCGGTGTCTTCGATCACCTTTACGTTAACGTAAACCTGCCGTGAGTCACTGTCAATTGCCTCATCACCTTTACGTAAACGTAAATCTGCGCCAGAGTATTCCCGCTTGCTTCAGCCGTGCCCAGAACAACCACAAGAAGGGACACTCATGAGTCAACCCAGCTATACCCGCGGTCGCCAGGACCAACCCTTGCTGACCCAGACCATCGGCCAGGCTTTCGACGCCACCGTGGCCCGCTGTGCCGACGGCGAGGCGCTGGTGTCGCGCCATCAAGGCTTGCGCTACAGCTGGCGCCAGCTGGCCGAACAGGTCGAAGTGCATGCCCGCGCGCTCATGGCCCTGGGCGTGAACACCGGCGACCGTGTCGGCATCTGGGCGCCCAATTGCGCTCAGTGGTGCATCCTGCAACTGGCCAGCGCCAAGGTCGGTGCCATTCTGGTCAACATCAATCCTGCGTATCGCGTGGCTGAGTTGGAGTACGTGCTGCGTCAGTCCGGCTGCCGCTGGCTGGTGTGTGCCGATGCGTTCAAGGCCTCTGATTACCAAGCCATGGTCCAGGAACTGGTGCCCGAGCTGGCCTGCACCACGCCTGGTGAACTCGCCTGCGAACGCCTGCCGGATTTGCGCGGCGTGATCAGCCTGGCCGCCAACCCGCCTGCCGGCTTCCTGCCTTGGCAAGTACTGGCCGAGCGGGCAGGGCAGACCACCATCGAGGCCTACGTTGCCCGCCAGAGCAGCTTGCAGTTCGACCAGCCGGTGAACATCCAGTACACCTCTGGCACCACTGGCGCACCCAAGGGCGCCACGCTCAGCCATTACAACATCCTCAACAACGGCTTCATGGTTGGCGAAAGCCTGGGCCTGACTGCGCACGACCGTATGGTGATTCCTGTGCCGCTGTACCACTGCTTCGGCATGGTCATGGCCAACCTCGGCTGCATCACCCACGGCAGCACCATGATCTACCCCAACGATTCTTTCGACGCGGAACTCACCCTGCGCGCCGTGGCGGAAGAACGCGCCAGCATCCTCTATGGTGTACCGACCATGTTCATCGCCATGCTCGATCACCCGGCCCGGCAAAGCATGGACCTGTCAACCCTGCGCAGCGGCATCATGGCCGGTGCCACTTGCCCGATCGAGGTGATGCGCCGGGTCATCGACCAGATGCACATGGCCGAAGTGCAAATCGCCTACGGCATGACCGAAACCAGCCCGGTGTCGCTGCAAACCGGCCCGGATGATGACCTGGAATTGCGCGTGACCACCGTCGGCCGCACCCAGCCGCAGTTGGAGAACAAGCTGGTGGACGCCGACGGCTGCATCGTTCCGCGCGGCGAGATTGGCGAGTTGTGCACCCGCGGCTACAGCGTGATGCTTGGCTATTGGGACAACCCGCAGGCCACGGCAGATGCCATCGACCCGGCGGGGTGGATGCATTCTGGCGACCTGGCGGTGATGGATGAACAAGGTCACGTGCGTATCGTCGGGCGCAACAAAGACATGATCATTCGCGGCGGCGAGAACATCTACCCGCGTGAACTGGAAGAGTTCTTCTACACCCACCCGGCGGTGGCCGATGCGCAGGTGATTGGCATTCCATGCAGCCGTTACGGTGAGGAGATCGTCGCCTGGATCAAGCTGCACCCCGGGCACAGCGCCACGGTCGAGGAGTTGCAAGGCTGGTGCAAAGCGCGCATCGCGCACTTCAAGGTGCCGCGGCATATCCGCTTTGTCGATGAGTACCCGATGACGGTGACCGGCAAGGTGCAGAAGTTCCGCATGCGGGAGATCAGTGTGGCGGAGATATCGGCTGCAACTGCTGGTTGATGCATGGGTTCAACCGGCCCTTTCGCGGGCACGCCCGCGAATGGGGTCGGTCCTGACAGCTCGGAATCCTGGTCTACCCTTAAGCCTTCACCGGTGGCTCCTGGCTCGGCGGGTCGCCCACTGTCGGTGGCACGGTCGGCTTGATCGGCAGTTCGTCCGGCTTTTCTTCCGGCACGGGCGGCGGCAAGCTGGGGTCGTCGATATTCGGATCGGGGGTTTCCGGTGGAATGGGAATGTTCATTGCCTGACCTCGCGTGGGTGGATTGAAGAGGTGCTGCAGGCTGTGACCGCTGGCAGTTGCCGTTCGCTCAATTTTTTTGAACCCCACGCCTGTGCCCGGCTCTGAACCCTTACCGCCACCAGCCTGAGGGAGCAAGGTCGATGTCACGTAACGAGCCCTTTGAAAGTGTGCCCACGGCGAAAGATCACCCGGGCCAGGCTATCAGCCTGTCTCAAGCGCTGCTGGCGCCGCGCATCGTGGTCGAAGATACCCAACCCGTGCTCGAA
This window harbors:
- a CDS encoding LexA family transcriptional regulator, which gives rise to MFIERLKAVRIVPAMNMDKWIALVRDRMEELGLTQEQLAERVGVSQGSVGHWVNKRRQPKIESMNRTFVEIGMPHYNVSLQLRIQGQVGEERGVYEMDDVDDDLDLMQYIVCFRYPVLAWNELGGAERAEPGLFEQTDYLARGKAFWLTVENDAMSAVSGRSVPQGMRMLVDPGVEVEAGRLVIARQPGKPAIFRELAEEGGQRYLKALNSNYPALLCDEGCEFLGVVVRVHGAF
- a CDS encoding acetyl/propionyl/methylcrotonyl-CoA carboxylase subunit alpha, which codes for MSRPALTTLLVANRGEIACRIMRTAKAMGLTTVAVHSATDRDARHSREADIRVDLGGSKAAESYLLVDKLLAAAKASGAQAIHPGYGFLSENAGFARAIEQAGLIFLGPPASAIDAMGSKSAAKALMETAGVPLVPGYHGEAQDLDTFRAAAERIGYPVLLKASAGGGGKGMKVVEEESQLADALASAQREAQSSFGDARMLVEKYVLKPRHVEIQVFADQHGNCLYLNERDCSIQRRHQKVVEEAPAPGLSPELRRAMGEAAVRAAQAIGYVGAGTVEFLLDARGEFFFMEMNTRLQVEHPVTEAITGLDLVAWQIRAACGEHLPITQEQVPLIGHAIEVRLYAEDPANEFLPATGTLALYRESAPGEGRRVDSGVSEGDVVSPFYDPMLGKLIAWGENREQARLRLLAMLDEFAIGGLKTNIAFLRRILAHPAFAAAELDTGFIPRHQDVLLPAPQALPAGFWEAAAEAWLQGQEGHQREDDRISPWGERNGLRLGLPARSSLHLVSGGQDQAVALERNSASTWQLEGEQLVHDQAGVRRQHLAICRGGTLYLHWDGEIHAVQAFDPIAQAEASHSHQGGLGAPMNGSIVRVLVEPGQVVEAGTALVVLEAMKMEHSIRAPHGGTVKALFCQEGDMVSEGTVLVELAD
- a CDS encoding gamma-carboxygeranoyl-CoA hydratase gives rise to the protein MSDFSTLEVTRDPRGFATLWLSREDKNNAFNAQMIRELIVAIERLGEDASLRFVLLRGRGRHFSAGADLAWMQQSAQLDFNTNLDDAHELGELMYALHRLKAPTLAVVQGAAFGGALGLISCCDMAIGAEDAQLCLSEVRIGLAPAVISPFVVKAIGERAARRYALTAERFSGLRARELGLLAEVYPASELDAQVEAWVNNLLQNSPQALRATKDLLREVDDGELSPALRRYCENTIARIRVSAEGQEGLRAFLEKRRPAWQTDDKKEPRP
- a CDS encoding carboxyl transferase domain-containing protein, translating into MATLHTQINPRSAEFAGNSAAMLEQVQALRGLLAQVAQGGGPKAQERHTSRGKLLPRERIDRLLDPGSPFLEIGQLAAHEVYGEDVPAAGVIAGIGRVEGVECMIVANDATVKGGSYYPLTVKKHLRAQTIALQNRLPCIYLVDSGGANLPRQDEVFPDRENFGRIFFNQANMSAQGIPQIAVVMGSCTAGGAYVPAMADEAIMVRQQATIFLAGPPLVKAATGEVVSAEDLGGADVHCRTSGVADHYADNDEHALAIARRSVANLNWHKLGKLQRLAPVAPLYATEELYGVVPADAKQPFDVREVIARLVDGSVFDEFKALFGTTLVCGFAHLQGYPVAILANNGILFAEAAQKGAHFIELACQRGIPLLFLQNITGFMVGKKYEEGGIAKHGAKLVTAVACARVPKFTVIIGGSFGAGNYGMCGRAYDPRFLWMWPNARIGVMGAEQAAGVLAQVKREQSERSGQSFSAEDEARLKQPILDQYEHQGHPYYSSARLWDDGVIDPAQTRDVLGLALSAALNAPIEQSRFGIFRM
- a CDS encoding isovaleryl-CoA dehydrogenase — protein: MHYPSLNFALGETIDMLRDQVRTFVAAELAPRAAQIDHDNLFPADMWRKFGDMGLLGVTVSEEYGGAGLGYLAHVVSMEEISRASASVALSYGAHSNLCVNQINRNGTHEQKLKYLPKLISGEHIGALAMSEPNAGSDVVSMKLRAEKRGDHYVLNGSKTWITNGPDANTYVIYAKTDLDKGAHGITAFIVERDWKGFSRSNKFDKLGMRGSNTCELFFDDVEVPQENILGQLNGGVRVLMSGLDYERVVLSGGPTGIMQSCMDLVVPYIHDRKQFGQSIGEFQLIQGKIADMYTQLNASRAYLYAVAQACDRGETTRKDAAGVILYTAERATQMALEAIQILGGNGYINEFPAGRLLRDAKLYEIGAGTSEIRRMLIGRELFNETR
- a CDS encoding AMP-binding protein, which translates into the protein MSQPSYTRGRQDQPLLTQTIGQAFDATVARCADGEALVSRHQGLRYSWRQLAEQVEVHARALMALGVNTGDRVGIWAPNCAQWCILQLASAKVGAILVNINPAYRVAELEYVLRQSGCRWLVCADAFKASDYQAMVQELVPELACTTPGELACERLPDLRGVISLAANPPAGFLPWQVLAERAGQTTIEAYVARQSSLQFDQPVNIQYTSGTTGAPKGATLSHYNILNNGFMVGESLGLTAHDRMVIPVPLYHCFGMVMANLGCITHGSTMIYPNDSFDAELTLRAVAEERASILYGVPTMFIAMLDHPARQSMDLSTLRSGIMAGATCPIEVMRRVIDQMHMAEVQIAYGMTETSPVSLQTGPDDDLELRVTTVGRTQPQLENKLVDADGCIVPRGEIGELCTRGYSVMLGYWDNPQATADAIDPAGWMHSGDLAVMDEQGHVRIVGRNKDMIIRGGENIYPRELEEFFYTHPAVADAQVIGIPCSRYGEEIVAWIKLHPGHSATVEELQGWCKARIAHFKVPRHIRFVDEYPMTVTGKVQKFRMREISVAEISAATAG